The genomic DNA AAACTTAATTATATCAAAGATACAAGCAATCAAATCATAATAACAGTCCAAGATATCAGCAAAATAGAAAACACAGAAAAAATGAGACGTGAATTTGTATCTAATGCATCTCATGAATTAAAAACTCCTATTACAATAATAAGCGGTTTTATAGAAACTATTAAACTTGGACATGTTAAAGATCCAAAACAATTAAGCCACTTTATAGATATTATTGAAAATGAAGTTAAAAGATTAAATCTATTAACAACAAGTTTGTTGACATTATCTAACTCTGAAAATACTCTTACTAATAACAAAAAAGAATATACTTTTAATCTCCAAGATGAGTTAAATAGTATTATTAGTTTATATGAAAATATTGCTAAAAAACAGAAAATTACAATAATCCAAACTATAGAAAACAAAGAAATAACTGCTCCTATCTCACACGAATGGATACGAACAGTTTTGGGAAATATATTAGATAATGCCATTAAATATAGTACTGAGGAATCCAAAATCTATATTAACTCTTTTATTTTAAATTCTAAATTAATAATTTCTGTTAAAGATCATGGAATTGGAATTGATAAAAAAGATCTTCAAAATATATTTAGACGGTTTTACAGAGTTGATAAATCAAGAAATAGTAAAACTGGTGGTACAGGTTTAGGACTTGCTATAGTTAAAAATATGATTACAAATGTAAATGGAAAAATAAAAGTTGAAAGTCAATTAAACAAAGGAACTACTTTTACTATTTCAATTCCTATAAAATTTTAATAACTTAAAAATTGACATAAAATTATATAATATTTACATTAAGTTAATATTTTTTCTAAATAAACTATTATAATTTAGTCATAACAATAATTTGAAATACAAATTAATAATTGGTATAATCCTCTACATATTAGCACATGTTAATTTAGTGGAGGATTTTTTTATGAAAAAAATAATATTACTTTTAGGAATTTTAAATACCTTAGTAGTTGCAAATGAAATCTCTTTAGATAAAAGTACTATTACTTCAACTACAGGATTTACAGAAAATATCTCTAAAGAAAATAAAAATGTAATTATAATTGGCAAAGAAGATATTTCAAAAAAAGAATATCATAATCTTGAAGAAGTATTAAATAATACTCCAAATGTTATGGTACAACAAACATATTTTGGTCCTATCGTCGATCTAAGAGGAAATGGTGAACGTGCCATATCAAGAGTTAAAGTATTAGTAGATGGAATTGCAATAAATCCAATTGATGATTCAATGGGAACACTGCCTATAAATACTATCCCTTTAAACAATATCGAACGAATAGAAGTTATTCCTGGGGGAGGTGCTGTGTTAAATGGATCTGGAACTGCTGGTGGTGTTGTCAATATCATAACAAAATCAACTGAGAAAAAAGACTATTTTTCACTAAATTATGGAAACTCTTCATATCAAACAAATCAAACTTCTCTTAGTACTGGATATAATGTTACTGATAAACTATATGTATATGGAGGATTTTCTCATCTAAATGGAAAAGGATATAGACAAAAAGATAGTAAAGAAAATAATAGTTTTAATGGTGGATTTGAATATCAACTAACATCTAATCAAAAAATTAGATTTCAAGGAAGTAATTTTAAAGAAAATAATGATACATCAACTTCTATTCTAAAAACTGAACTTGCAAAAGAAAGAAAAAAAGCTGGATACTTAGTTGAAAGTAATTCTAGTAGAAAAAGTTATTCCTTAGAATATGAACTAAAAGCTACAGATAACTTAGTATTTCTAACAACTTTATACACTCAAAAGTTCAAAAGAAACTTTACCGAGCATTCTAAAATGGACGAATATAAAATGGATAAAATTGGTAAAATGCCTTTTTCATTAGTTGGATATAACTTACCTGTTAAAATGTTAGGATCTTTTGATGAAGATACTAAAGGTATAAAATTAAAAAGTAAGTATAGTTATGATAAAGGAAATTTAATTTTAGGATACGAATATTCAAAAACTAATTTAAAACGGACTAGTGATATTTTTACTAACGGTAAATTCTTCCCTGCTATTTCAAAAGTTAATAACAAATTAATGGGAATAAATGCAGATATTCATATTGATATACTTAACGATGTATATAAAGAAAATAATAGTTTATTTGGATTAAATAAATATAATCTTTCTGATAATTTAAGTTTAATCACTGGATTAAGATATGAACATTCAAAATTAGGAGGAAATAGAGTTAATAATACATATGTAGATACTTCTTTTATGCCTACTATAAAATCAAATAAAAATATCAATTCTACAGATACTGAAAATAATTTTGCTGGTGAAATTGGATTATCATATTCTTATAGTGATACTGGAACTGTCTTTACTAGATATGAAAGAGGTTTTATCTCTCCTATGCCAGGACAAATTACAGATAAAACTCAAAATGGAATATATGTACCAAATAATTTAAAATCTGAAACTTCAGATAATTTTGAAGTTGGAGTAAGAGATTTTGTTGGAAACACATATTTATCATGGACAATATTTACTTCATTTACAGAAGATGAAATAACATTAATTCAAGGAAATACTCATAACCCAGCAACTAAATGGTGGAGTTATAAAAATCTTGGTAAAACTAGAAGATTAGGAACTGAAATATTAGCAGAACAATATCTAGGAAACTTAACTTTAACTCAAGGTATTACACTTATAAATACTAAAATTACAAAAGGAGAATATAAAGGTGATAAAGTCCCTCTTGCTCCTGAAAGTAAAATAACATTAAAGGCACTTTATCAATTTAATGATAATATAAATGCCGGACTATCATTTAACTACGTTGGGAAATCTACTATTAGAGAATATAACAAAAATGATAAATCATTTGTTACTAATATTTCATCGTATCACTTTACAGATTTAACTATTCAATATAAATTTAATGAAAACTTTATTATAAATGCTGGAATAAATAATATATTTAACAATAAATATAATTTTTCTGAAACAAAAAATTACGCAATTCCTGCTCCTGAAAGAAATTATTATATTGGTGGAACTATCTCTTTTTAAACTAGAATATTTAACTTTATAATTATTTTTTATAAAAAGATATCTTTATTAAAATAAAGATATCTTTTTATTATTCTTTGTGTTATAATAGAACCAAAAATTAACATAATTAACATAATTAATTTATTTAACAAATTAAAAGAGGTGAATTTATGGTAGGCTTTATATCAGAACTTTCTCTACAAAGTATATCCCTCAGAATACTATTAGCTATTTTTATTGGTGGTATGATTGGTTATGAAAGAGGAACTAACAATAGACCTGCAGGTTTTAGAACTCATATACTTGTATGTTTAGGTGCTGCTATTGTCTCCCTGTTACAAGATCATCTCAGAATAAATTTACTTAACTATGCTACTCAAAATCCTATTGTTTCACAAGTTTTAAAAACTGATTTAGGGAGAATAGGAGCACAAGTAGTTAGTGGTATTGGATTTTTAGGTGCAGGAACTATTATAAGAGAAAAAAGAAGTATTGCTGGACTTACTACTGCTGCATCTATATGGGTAACTGGTTGTATAGGACTTGGAATTGGTTGGGGATTTTATTCTCTAACTATCATAAGCGGAATTGCTGTATTAATCGTTTTAGTTACATTTAAAAAAATAGAATCTGTTTTAATCAATCAAAAAATTACTGAAACAATTACTATTTTTTATAAAAATAGCTCTCCTATATCTCAAGATATAATGAGCACATATGACATTTTTAAAAATCATCATATTAAAGTTAAAAATTTAAAAAAAGATATAGATGAAAACAAAATAACTTATACTGTTGTTTTACCAAAACTTCTAAATCAAATTGAATTTATATCAGAACTTACTTCATTGGAACAAGTCTCTGAAATCAGAGATTTTTAATAAAAAATTAATTTAAATTATATTAGGAGGAAACTTATCTATGAAAAAATTTGTGAAATTATTAGGCTCACTACTTACTTTAGTTGCTTTATTCGTTGCATGTGATAAAGGACAAAAAAATGAACCAATTGAAGCTTATCCTTCAAAACCTGTAAATGTAATTGTTGCTTATAAAGCTGGTGGAGGTACTGACGTTGGTG from Fusobacterium hominis includes the following:
- a CDS encoding TonB-dependent receptor; translation: MKKIILLLGILNTLVVANEISLDKSTITSTTGFTENISKENKNVIIIGKEDISKKEYHNLEEVLNNTPNVMVQQTYFGPIVDLRGNGERAISRVKVLVDGIAINPIDDSMGTLPINTIPLNNIERIEVIPGGGAVLNGSGTAGGVVNIITKSTEKKDYFSLNYGNSSYQTNQTSLSTGYNVTDKLYVYGGFSHLNGKGYRQKDSKENNSFNGGFEYQLTSNQKIRFQGSNFKENNDTSTSILKTELAKERKKAGYLVESNSSRKSYSLEYELKATDNLVFLTTLYTQKFKRNFTEHSKMDEYKMDKIGKMPFSLVGYNLPVKMLGSFDEDTKGIKLKSKYSYDKGNLILGYEYSKTNLKRTSDIFTNGKFFPAISKVNNKLMGINADIHIDILNDVYKENNSLFGLNKYNLSDNLSLITGLRYEHSKLGGNRVNNTYVDTSFMPTIKSNKNINSTDTENNFAGEIGLSYSYSDTGTVFTRYERGFISPMPGQITDKTQNGIYVPNNLKSETSDNFEVGVRDFVGNTYLSWTIFTSFTEDEITLIQGNTHNPATKWWSYKNLGKTRRLGTEILAEQYLGNLTLTQGITLINTKITKGEYKGDKVPLAPESKITLKALYQFNDNINAGLSFNYVGKSTIREYNKNDKSFVTNISSYHFTDLTIQYKFNENFIINAGINNIFNNKYNFSETKNYAIPAPERNYYIGGTISF
- a CDS encoding MgtC/SapB family protein, with the translated sequence MVGFISELSLQSISLRILLAIFIGGMIGYERGTNNRPAGFRTHILVCLGAAIVSLLQDHLRINLLNYATQNPIVSQVLKTDLGRIGAQVVSGIGFLGAGTIIREKRSIAGLTTAASIWVTGCIGLGIGWGFYSLTIISGIAVLIVLVTFKKIESVLINQKITETITIFYKNSSPISQDIMSTYDIFKNHHIKVKNLKKDIDENKITYTVVLPKLLNQIEFISELTSLEQVSEIRDF